Proteins encoded together in one Coffea arabica cultivar ET-39 chromosome 2c, Coffea Arabica ET-39 HiFi, whole genome shotgun sequence window:
- the LOC113727441 gene encoding uncharacterized protein, giving the protein MEHDDHLLKGRNALIKSVQSNGEQKKSKMKELANLNNLSKVGNSLEMKQKTMRSEKEILKSSNNKAATPEDLTPNEEFSKGTSFHLPSNIVKAIDHDSCNSHEKKSYELFNKDDEQSTSTDQHWKRKKSKLDGQDLIFIDDGELSQASVEGPTAFELLDKQVVSSTQQKGASESSKKAVEDGNVIQQITPQKTEHMTPSAKKKLKVSDPPSWPRAPQVSEFCPKV; this is encoded by the exons ATGGAGCATGATGATCATCTCCTCAAAGGGCGTAATGCTTTGATTAAGAGTGTCCAATCGAATGGGGAGcagaaaaagtcaaaaatgaaGGAACTTGCAAACCTGAACAATCTTTCCAAGGTTGGCAATAGTCTTGAGATGAAGCAAAAGACTATGAGAAGCGagaaggaaattttgaagagttcaaacaacaaggctgcTACCCCTGAGGACCTTACTCCTAATGAAGAATTTTCGAAGGgtacttcatttcatcttccttCAAACATTGTGAAGGCTATTGATCATGATTCTTGCAATTCACATGAGAAGAAGAGTTACGAACTTTTTAATAAGGATGATGAGCAATCCACTAGCACGGACCAACATTGGAAGCGCAAGAAATCCAAG TTGGATGGTCAAGActtgatcttcattgatgatggaGAACTAAGCCAAGCATCAGTTGAAGGACCTACTGCATTTGAACTTCTGGACAAACAAGTGGTTAGCTCTACCCAACAAAAGGGTGCTAGTGAGAGTTCCAAAAAGGCAGTAGAGGATGGAAATGTGATTCAGCAAATCACGCCACAGAAGACGGAACATATGACTCCATCGGCAAAAAAGAAACTCAAAGTTTCTGATCCTCCATCGTGGCCAAGGGCACCTCAAGTGTCTGAATTTTGCCCCAAAGTGTGA